A genomic stretch from Algoriphagus halophilus includes:
- a CDS encoding contractile injection system tape measure protein, producing the protein MMQNSSSHIIEHLALDFSYSNLNQAKKSNEFLESVFFSKLSQCIETVLEEVLPGKVLLELDELSIDLGKITPFELENSLDELIQKALKQSLSGILSSKYASSIKSINRTGGSNIEFLLEAFFQFLQKGYFPSWLGNQLELMELVDQLIEQEPESLKSIVLNLGASNENARKRIAYGMDNEQVEKLIRILEPVEGAWIISYKHHIRKVRLKEEKEETQINLTEKALNYFILNFILKNSGPKMNRVAFSQKMLEQIAAHYNLSFSTLLKRLEAAIETYADQSFVLKDLKEVVSLIKKNSINQEDVVKPETQVSDEWVELLDSYQLAYLTDLKGWDALSNASKLKYVISTHPDFLERLSETQLQQIISMLAGDQSDSWSFLLDSILLHPLKGIDFIESKNQLIINGIRSYISFSTRINDESIRAWFGGLAKAFTNVSSSPFQVWGEVMKIAEKVNLKNPETILLAATLMPEEPQNHIQKPHQENRKQIENLSNELLWRNYLNLIESYLKIGVLPTDHQDLSLSDLQQGMNLLVATNHAFVTSILSSYHTQSTAAKERLLGLLGTVDLDDLLKALSRSLPQMGSYFEELKSLFQGRSISKEDQLKLVVSEFGELHKVSSEHTVEKLKAGLTLINKIVLSHAKRNHQNQFLWRRILEVIHPQNALESKTFHLQLFLSLVPLSQVRNFRNYPKTFFAKDAKLPFLSAVKFTARKDLAELQALFYPFLRDAASDGEVKGVLGAIISKRINSSLGDLTDLVKKGEHSMVDSQKVRLEVRRIWALIYEAQLLNQGDQMTIGKISIALLEVFFTHLKPKEWQQLTTVFPNETRLFLESKKKSLELPPPSIIPQKRPLSFHEQVSALLENRPFKQELANSLLRVHSFFLDFLSTNIILPSNLEELMLDFLREGRALSDQISLDGYLDFFTKKVVNRLIWENKEVISQTYLKIKVEQSSQLDSRIKSHFLKHLESIQDAASVNKVAELLRWSETFGFIKERGFLPWWSPIKNLSVFLMEYISLVDHATDSQRKLLGYQLDSRTLESLLSKQGLTQRNSILLLLKSTKKLSQEIPGFQQLIASFDDQGNSKNELKKNLDIQKYSKGEEVNSYQNTNPNLFETLQDAGDEYLEPLREMLLKFGDRRVFESLFSDSRQKEYILKLLELAPFVYIKNVNPAKWRWLVYSFAWFQVRSGNSQIDSRYYLLFYHYLLKNFSGYPWKSILHQAYKQDSFKSRVDSLVVTSVEQFLKVELMEENNSVDLKEGDQMFVKNGGLVLCWPFLTMLLTKLEWLENTGFVSQEAQHRACHLLQYIAYGHTDFPEYELVLNKFLTGISPEEHLEAEIELTEHEKSMGEAMLGGMKSNWEKMKNVSHDAVRETFLQREGRLEHGFSSLILVVEKKSVDVLLDSIPWGISMVKLPWMKKGIEINWR; encoded by the coding sequence ATGATGCAAAACTCCTCATCTCATATCATCGAACACCTAGCGTTGGATTTTTCTTATTCCAACTTGAATCAGGCCAAAAAATCCAATGAGTTTTTAGAAAGCGTGTTTTTCAGCAAATTATCTCAATGCATCGAAACTGTTTTGGAGGAGGTTTTGCCCGGAAAAGTTTTATTGGAGCTAGATGAACTATCCATTGATTTAGGAAAGATTACTCCATTTGAACTTGAGAACTCGTTGGATGAGCTAATTCAGAAAGCATTAAAACAAAGCTTATCGGGCATATTGAGTTCTAAATACGCCTCCTCTATCAAATCCATAAACCGTACCGGTGGAAGTAATATCGAATTTTTACTCGAGGCATTTTTCCAATTTCTCCAAAAAGGGTATTTCCCTTCCTGGCTGGGTAATCAGCTTGAATTGATGGAATTGGTAGATCAATTAATTGAGCAGGAACCAGAATCACTTAAATCCATTGTATTGAATCTGGGTGCCTCCAATGAAAATGCAAGGAAACGGATTGCCTACGGGATGGATAATGAGCAGGTTGAAAAACTAATCCGGATTTTAGAGCCGGTTGAAGGAGCTTGGATTATATCTTATAAGCACCATATCAGGAAGGTTCGATTAAAAGAGGAAAAAGAGGAGACCCAAATCAATCTCACTGAGAAGGCACTTAACTACTTTATTTTAAATTTTATCCTAAAGAACAGTGGTCCAAAAATGAACCGAGTCGCATTTTCCCAGAAGATGCTAGAACAGATCGCTGCTCATTACAACCTGAGTTTTTCCACTTTATTAAAAAGGTTGGAGGCAGCGATAGAAACCTATGCGGACCAAAGTTTTGTGCTCAAAGACTTGAAGGAGGTGGTATCCTTAATTAAGAAAAATTCAATTAATCAGGAGGATGTTGTTAAACCAGAAACTCAAGTGTCAGATGAGTGGGTTGAATTATTGGATTCCTATCAATTGGCATATTTGACAGATCTTAAAGGGTGGGATGCTTTGTCCAATGCCTCTAAATTGAAGTATGTGATTTCAACACATCCTGATTTTTTAGAGCGACTTTCTGAAACTCAGCTTCAACAGATCATTTCTATGCTTGCTGGAGATCAGTCCGACTCTTGGTCATTTTTGCTGGATAGCATACTGCTTCATCCCTTGAAAGGAATTGATTTTATTGAAAGTAAAAACCAATTGATAATCAATGGGATAAGATCCTATATTTCATTTAGTACTAGAATTAATGATGAATCGATCCGAGCCTGGTTTGGGGGATTGGCAAAGGCGTTCACCAATGTATCATCTAGTCCATTTCAGGTATGGGGCGAGGTAATGAAAATAGCGGAGAAAGTAAATCTGAAAAACCCTGAAACAATCTTGTTAGCAGCCACTTTGATGCCTGAGGAACCCCAGAATCATATTCAAAAGCCACACCAAGAAAATAGGAAACAGATAGAGAATTTATCCAATGAACTCCTATGGAGAAATTATTTAAATCTTATTGAGAGCTATTTAAAAATTGGTGTTTTACCGACCGATCATCAAGACTTAAGTCTCTCTGATCTCCAGCAGGGAATGAATTTATTGGTTGCAACAAACCATGCGTTCGTGACATCAATATTATCCAGTTATCACACGCAGTCTACAGCGGCAAAAGAACGGTTACTCGGCTTACTGGGAACCGTTGATTTGGATGATTTATTAAAGGCCTTATCCCGCTCCTTGCCACAGATGGGGAGTTATTTTGAAGAATTAAAATCTTTGTTTCAAGGGCGTTCCATCAGTAAAGAAGATCAACTTAAACTAGTGGTTTCCGAATTTGGAGAGCTCCATAAAGTCAGCTCCGAACATACAGTGGAAAAGCTCAAGGCAGGATTGACCTTGATTAACAAAATAGTCCTTTCCCATGCAAAGCGAAATCATCAAAATCAATTTTTGTGGAGACGGATCTTAGAAGTAATCCATCCCCAAAATGCACTGGAATCAAAGACATTCCATTTGCAACTATTTTTAAGTCTGGTTCCTCTTTCACAGGTGAGGAACTTCAGAAATTACCCAAAAACATTTTTTGCCAAGGATGCTAAACTCCCATTTTTATCAGCGGTGAAATTTACCGCCAGAAAAGATCTGGCTGAGTTGCAGGCTTTGTTTTATCCTTTTCTGAGAGATGCAGCAAGTGATGGAGAGGTGAAAGGGGTTCTTGGAGCAATCATTTCGAAACGCATCAATTCGAGTCTCGGTGATCTTACTGATTTGGTTAAGAAAGGTGAGCATTCGATGGTTGATTCACAGAAAGTACGGTTAGAGGTAAGAAGAATTTGGGCCTTGATTTATGAAGCACAGCTCCTAAACCAGGGCGATCAAATGACCATAGGGAAAATTAGTATAGCCCTTTTAGAAGTGTTTTTCACCCATCTTAAGCCCAAGGAATGGCAACAATTGACCACTGTTTTTCCCAATGAAACTAGACTTTTTCTCGAGTCAAAAAAGAAGTCTTTGGAATTGCCTCCTCCATCCATCATTCCTCAAAAGAGGCCCCTATCTTTTCATGAACAGGTTTCAGCTTTATTGGAAAACAGACCTTTTAAGCAGGAGCTGGCTAACAGCTTACTTCGTGTGCATTCATTTTTTTTAGACTTCTTATCTACAAACATTATCCTACCATCCAACCTGGAGGAATTAATGCTCGATTTCTTGAGGGAAGGGAGGGCGCTTTCCGATCAGATTTCTTTGGACGGATACCTGGATTTTTTCACCAAGAAAGTAGTCAATAGATTGATTTGGGAAAACAAGGAAGTGATTAGTCAAACCTACCTGAAGATAAAAGTCGAGCAATCAAGTCAATTGGATTCAAGGATTAAGTCACATTTCTTAAAACATTTAGAGTCCATTCAGGATGCCGCTTCAGTAAACAAAGTGGCAGAGTTACTTCGATGGAGTGAAACTTTTGGTTTTATAAAAGAGAGAGGGTTTTTGCCTTGGTGGAGCCCCATCAAAAACCTTTCAGTGTTTTTAATGGAATATATCTCCCTGGTTGATCATGCCACTGATTCTCAACGAAAATTATTGGGATATCAACTGGACTCAAGGACCTTGGAAAGCCTACTTTCAAAACAAGGGCTGACACAGAGGAACTCAATTCTATTGCTACTTAAAAGTACCAAAAAGCTCAGTCAGGAAATACCAGGTTTTCAGCAGTTAATTGCTTCATTCGATGATCAGGGTAATTCCAAGAATGAATTAAAGAAGAATTTAGATATCCAAAAATACTCTAAGGGCGAGGAAGTAAACTCCTATCAAAATACAAATCCTAATCTATTTGAGACTTTACAGGATGCAGGGGATGAATATTTGGAACCTCTTCGTGAAATGCTTTTGAAGTTTGGAGATCGAAGAGTTTTTGAATCGCTCTTTTCCGATTCCAGGCAAAAGGAATACATCCTTAAACTCTTAGAGTTGGCTCCTTTTGTTTACATTAAAAATGTCAACCCTGCCAAGTGGCGGTGGTTAGTTTATTCATTTGCATGGTTTCAGGTCAGGTCAGGTAATTCGCAGATTGATTCCCGGTATTATTTGCTATTCTATCATTATTTACTCAAGAATTTTTCCGGCTACCCTTGGAAATCAATTCTTCACCAGGCCTATAAGCAGGATTCTTTTAAAAGTAGGGTAGACTCACTAGTGGTAACTTCGGTAGAACAATTTTTAAAGGTTGAATTAATGGAAGAAAATAACAGTGTTGACCTAAAAGAAGGGGATCAAATGTTTGTAAAAAATGGTGGACTGGTACTTTGCTGGCCATTTTTAACGATGCTCCTCACCAAATTGGAATGGCTTGAAAATACAGGCTTTGTTTCTCAAGAGGCACAACATAGGGCCTGCCACCTCTTACAATACATCGCATATGGGCATACAGATTTTCCGGAATACGAACTCGTTCTCAATAAGTTTTTGACCGGGATTTCTCCGGAGGAGCATTTGGAGGCAGAGATTGAACTAACGGAGCATGAAAAAAGCATGGGAGAAGCCATGTTGGGAGGCATGAAAAGTAATTGGGAAAAAATGAAAAACGTGTCTCATGATGCAGTAAGGGAAACATTTTTACAACGGGAAGGAAGACTTGAACATGGCTTTAGTTCACTGATTTTGGTAGTGGAAAAGAAGAGCGTGGATGTATTATTGGATAGTATTCCTTGGGGAATATCTATGGTCAAACTACCCTGGATGAAGAAAGGAATCGAGATAAACTGGAGATGA